In one Cercospora beticola chromosome 1, complete sequence genomic region, the following are encoded:
- a CDS encoding uncharacterized protein (BUSCO:EOG09264FOM) yields the protein MAFLVSILVSVLSLFAFSNAHNIQLRAHSRECFHENLHKDDRMTVTFQVGDREFGGSGNLDIDFWIQAPSNSFLVHQRTVSAGDHSFEAKEDGRYTYCFSNENWSANTKEVSFNVHGIVYVPESEAPQDPLEKEVRAMSELMAQVKDEQGYIVVRERTHRNTAESTNARVKWWSLLQLGVLVGEGVFQVWWLKRFFEVKDPSRPSFGRGALG from the exons ATGGCGTTCCTTGTCAGCATTCTGGTTTCGGTGCTGTCGCTGTTCGCCTTCAGCAATGCGCACAACATTCAGCTGCGGGCCCACTCCCGAGAGTGCTTCCACGAGAATCTCCACAAGGACGATCGCATGACCGTCACGTTCCAGGTCGGCGATAGAGAATTTGGAGGAAGTGGAAATCTGGATATCGACTTTTGG ATACAAGCACCGAGCAATTCGTTCCTCGTCCACCAGCGAACCGTCAGCGCCGGAGATCACTCCTTCGAGGCGAAAGAGGATGGACGATACACATACTGCTTCAGCAACGAGAACTGGTCAGCGAACACAAAAGAAGTCAGCTTCAACGTGCACGGAATTGTCTACGTGCCCGAGAGCGAGGCACCACAAGATCCTCTAGAGAAAGAAG TCCGCGCCATGTCCGAGCTGATGGCTCAGGTCAAGGACGAACAAGGATACATCGTGGTTCGCGAGCGAACACATCGCAACACAGCCGAGAGCACCAACGCTCGTGTCAAGTGGTGGAGTCTGCTCCAGCTCGGCGTTCTCGTCGGCGAAGGCGTCTTCCAAGTCTGGTGGCTCAAGCGTTTCTTCGAGGTGAAAGATCCCTCTCGTCCTTCCTTCGGACGGGGAGCGTTGGGCTAA
- the GPX1 gene encoding glutathione peroxidase gpx1 gives MSSATTFFDFTPKDKKGQEYPLSNLKGKVVLVVNTASKCGFTPQFEGLEKLYKEVKPKHEDFEIIGFPCNQFGGQDPGSNDEIQSFCQLNYGVTFPVLGKTDVNGEKAEPVWEWMKSEKPGIMGLKRVKWNFEKFLIGRDGKVKQRWASTSSPDKIKADIEAALNEKAPAS, from the exons ATGTCGTCCGCTACCactttcttcgacttcacgcCCAAAGATAAGAAGGGTCAGGAATACCCGCTCTCAAACCTCAAGGGCAAGGTCGTCCTGGTCGTGAACACCGCGTCCAAATGCGGCTTCACTCCACAGTTTGAGGGCCTCGAGAAGCTCTACAAAG AGGTCAAGCCAAAGCACGAGGACTTCGAGATCATCGGCTTCCCATGCAATCAATTCGGCGGACAGGACCCAGGCAGCAACGATGAGATTCAGAGCTTCTGTCAGCTCAACTACGGCGTCACATTCCCAGTTCTGGGCAAGACGGATGTAAACGGAGAAAAGGCTGAGCCAGTGTGGGAGTGGatgaagtccgagaagccggGCATCATGGGACTGAAGCGCGTGAAGTGGAACTTTGAGAAGTTCCTCATCGGAAGAGACGGCAAGGTCAAGCAGCGATGGG CCAGCACGAGCTCTCcagacaagatcaaggcTGACATCGAAGCCGCACTCAACGAGAAAGCACCGGCTTCGTAA